The Mycolicibacterium mageritense genome contains a region encoding:
- a CDS encoding SDR family NAD(P)-dependent oxidoreductase has translation MNLRFDDRVAVITGAGRGLGREYALMLAARGAKVVVNDPGGGLTGDGCDTGPAHSVVDEIRAAGGQAVVTTDTVATATGGRAIIDSALETYGRVDILIHNAGIVRRGSLKDMSYQDFDAVLDVHLRGAFHVVRPAFPVMCAAGYGRVVLTSSIGGLYGNREVANYAAAKAGIVGLCNVVALEGAAEGVTCNAIVPGAVTRMADGLDTSAYPPMGPELVAPVVGWLAHENCTVTGEVFVAIAGRVARAVVSESPGVYRPEWTIEDVDADIDAIRDITTPVTFPVVPDGHAEHIRYSFGRAHV, from the coding sequence GTGAACCTGCGTTTCGACGATCGCGTCGCCGTCATCACCGGTGCCGGCCGGGGGCTCGGACGCGAATACGCGCTGATGCTGGCCGCGCGCGGAGCGAAGGTCGTCGTCAACGATCCCGGTGGCGGCCTCACCGGTGACGGCTGCGATACCGGCCCCGCGCACTCCGTGGTCGACGAGATCCGTGCGGCCGGTGGCCAAGCCGTCGTCACCACCGATACGGTCGCGACCGCAACGGGCGGCCGCGCCATCATCGACTCCGCACTGGAGACCTACGGCCGCGTCGACATCCTGATCCACAACGCGGGCATCGTGCGGCGAGGCTCGCTCAAGGACATGAGCTACCAGGACTTCGACGCGGTGCTCGACGTTCACCTGCGCGGGGCGTTTCATGTGGTGCGGCCGGCTTTTCCGGTCATGTGCGCGGCCGGTTACGGCCGCGTGGTGCTGACGTCGTCGATCGGCGGCCTGTACGGCAACCGTGAGGTGGCCAATTATGCGGCGGCCAAGGCGGGCATCGTCGGGCTGTGCAACGTCGTGGCGTTGGAAGGCGCGGCCGAGGGCGTGACGTGCAACGCCATCGTGCCGGGCGCCGTGACACGCATGGCCGACGGGCTCGACACGTCGGCCTATCCTCCGATGGGCCCGGAGTTGGTGGCCCCCGTGGTGGGATGGCTGGCGCACGAAAACTGCACTGTGACGGGCGAAGTGTTCGTCGCGATCGCCGGGCGGGTGGCCCGTGCCGTGGTGTCGGAATCACCGGGGGTCTACCGGCCGGAATGGACGATCGAGGACGTCGACGCCGACATCGACGCGATCCGCGATATCACCACACCTGTGACGTTCCCCGTGGTTCCGGACGGCCACGCCGAGCACATCCGTTACAGCTTTGGGCGAGCTCATGTCTGA